A stretch of Longibacter salinarum DNA encodes these proteins:
- a CDS encoding helix-turn-helix domain-containing protein: MPAESAAGERFARDMRRIRESRDVTLENIHLETRIAGTLISAFEEDGLFEHPAFNRVYLRSFVRAYARCIDVNPDLAIQHLERALEGEYQNELATQVLGDAPQTPIAEDAGAEHETDEADVSSPPSVQEQEPQTFSPRPVGSSPLDEKPDRDVSGSDADPRPSDPSETPTDTEQDKSDSDSTSDEPRHTEQDTEEDDTPQHIADSNVGVSEEARLNTGDVFNKRPVSDADEEPDESDPDELHEQMWPSEETEGNEDTEEEDKEPEAKPKKERQGFSSSDRFRTVSEGGDDSPPPPAHGEMVGQPRPVGSSSEPEHTEAKTTSSVDPGTKREREDRASRDATGTSATSFADNRLLMIGAGVVGIIVIAGIMWFMLGGESGTVEDTPVADTPEDTTTQVEEPVQTERPPLANITLGDTMYLVLRAEQDVTPIRVQRDNDLRRPYWISEGESAVFPFTERIIVWDNLENVDVLLEDFQYPEDTDARGRLVVTRDSAERFADTVRGSATEYEVAPDTFRLSPQGLQ; encoded by the coding sequence ATGCCCGCTGAATCTGCTGCTGGCGAACGGTTTGCGCGCGACATGCGTCGCATCCGGGAGTCCCGTGACGTGACGCTCGAAAACATTCACTTGGAGACCCGTATCGCCGGCACGCTTATTTCAGCGTTCGAAGAGGACGGTCTGTTCGAGCATCCGGCGTTCAACCGGGTCTATCTTCGCTCGTTTGTTCGAGCGTACGCTCGGTGCATCGATGTGAATCCGGATCTGGCGATTCAACATCTTGAGCGAGCCCTCGAAGGCGAGTACCAGAACGAATTGGCGACTCAGGTACTCGGCGACGCTCCCCAGACCCCGATAGCTGAAGATGCCGGCGCGGAGCACGAAACGGACGAAGCTGACGTCTCCAGTCCACCGAGTGTCCAGGAGCAAGAACCACAAACGTTCTCCCCGCGCCCGGTCGGGTCCTCGCCGTTAGACGAAAAGCCCGACCGGGACGTATCGGGTTCAGATGCAGATCCACGCCCGTCCGACCCTTCTGAGACGCCCACCGATACCGAACAAGATAAATCGGATTCAGACAGCACGTCAGACGAACCACGGCACACTGAGCAGGATACCGAGGAAGACGATACACCTCAGCATATTGCAGACTCAAACGTAGGCGTCTCCGAAGAGGCTCGTCTCAACACAGGAGACGTGTTTAACAAGCGTCCCGTCTCCGACGCCGACGAGGAACCTGACGAATCCGATCCCGATGAGCTACATGAACAAATGTGGCCGAGCGAAGAGACAGAGGGAAACGAAGACACAGAGGAAGAAGATAAGGAACCGGAGGCAAAGCCGAAGAAAGAACGTCAGGGGTTCTCATCCAGCGATCGGTTTCGGACCGTAAGCGAAGGGGGCGACGACAGCCCACCGCCTCCCGCTCATGGAGAAATGGTAGGACAGCCTCGACCCGTCGGTTCGTCATCCGAACCCGAGCACACCGAAGCGAAGACCACGTCATCCGTCGATCCAGGGACGAAGCGTGAGCGTGAGGACCGCGCTTCGCGCGACGCGACCGGCACGAGTGCTACAAGCTTCGCTGATAACCGCCTATTGATGATCGGCGCAGGCGTTGTTGGAATCATTGTCATCGCCGGCATCATGTGGTTCATGCTCGGAGGCGAATCCGGTACGGTTGAAGATACACCGGTCGCGGACACACCTGAAGATACGACGACGCAGGTCGAGGAACCCGTCCAAACCGAACGCCCGCCGCTCGCTAATATCACTCTCGGGGATACGATGTACCTCGTCCTTCGGGCAGAGCAGGACGTCACCCCGATCCGGGTCCAGCGAGACAACGATTTGAGGCGTCCCTACTGGATCAGCGAGGGTGAATCTGCCGTCTTTCCTTTCACCGAACGGATCATCGTCTGGGATAATCTTGAGAATGTAGACGTTCTGCTCGAAGATTTTCAATACCCGGAAGACACGGACGCCCGTGGTCGCCTCGTCGTAACCCGCGACTCGGCTGAGAGGTTTGCTGACACCGTCCGTGGAAGCGCAACCGAGTATGAAGTCGCGCCTGACACCTTCCGACTGAGCCCACAGGGCCTTCAGTAG